A genomic region of Sideroxydans sp. CL21 contains the following coding sequences:
- a CDS encoding EAL domain-containing protein: protein MLNKNLSIRVRLLLLIGFAAFATLCVLVYFAVSQRNYLLSEAKDGVHDTAMRIARDQTNVINFANQLDNLLVQFHNFGGLLPAKDCPQMLAQLLSQDSRLANILLADVRGNVFCNAVAVARPINIADREYFHKVLVNERGVVGKAIFSRTNGKWELPIAKRLLDRDGHVRGVLVVAIDLQWVNRELSHSIRQDARIGLIDSRGIVLARYPDAEKWVTRDASDTPFFKDLIAHFGTGNGESLGFDGVPRIYGYAHFADTTDGPIYLWVAVSRDSVTSQINQNLILTIAICVALLAALFGIVWFGSEWLLLRPISVITGVARRLGQGDHGVRTGLDYNNGEIGYLAQSIDKMAIALMSKNEILRLNRSLKLLSECNSALIRAEHEEQLLAIICHLAVETGGYVMAWVGYAEHNDAKTVRPIAQSGYEEGYLNGINITWADRQHGWGPTGTAIRTGTTVINQECLTNPKMAPWREAAIKRGYQSSIALPLICDKQILGALTIYAADPYAFGKEEQALLEELANDLAYGIQTLRARIEHDAAQRQLEFIANHDILTGLPNRLLLHDRFEQAMAHAKRENSEMAVLFLDLDNFNQVNDTLGHQVGDQLLVAVAERLQGCVRETDIISRPGGDEFVILLTNFNDQGSIDAIAQNIIEAFSEPFDVDSNILITSFSIGISIFPVDGSNFSSLLKHADTALYKAKDSGRNTYRYFSQQMKVNELEHMQLQGELRNAIRNQEFLLHYQPQIDVANGLIIGAEALVRWQHPERGLISPAKFIPLAERSGLIIPLGEWILNEACRQAQAWQAIYQHHPITVAVNLSALQFKRGDILESVKSALDNSGLPASQLELELTESVLLQDVESVMKTIHGLKEIGVRLSIDDFGTGYSSLSYLKRLAVDKLKIDQSFVRDMSVDPDDAAIVKAIIQLGHTLQLSVIAEGVENEDQLVILRNYGCDEIQGYLYSRPLPAEEFAAFVRSEKLHSKLLNKPS, encoded by the coding sequence ATGCTTAACAAAAATTTGAGTATCAGAGTTCGACTGCTTCTCTTGATCGGTTTTGCGGCGTTTGCAACCCTGTGTGTGCTGGTGTATTTTGCCGTTTCCCAGCGGAATTATCTATTATCCGAAGCCAAAGACGGCGTGCATGACACCGCAATGCGCATTGCACGCGATCAAACCAACGTTATAAATTTCGCAAACCAGTTAGATAATTTACTGGTGCAGTTTCACAATTTTGGTGGTCTGCTGCCCGCAAAAGATTGTCCGCAAATGCTTGCGCAACTGCTGAGCCAGGATTCGAGACTGGCCAATATATTGCTGGCCGACGTTCGTGGCAATGTCTTCTGTAATGCCGTCGCGGTTGCTCGACCGATCAATATTGCCGATCGAGAATACTTCCATAAAGTACTTGTTAATGAGCGCGGCGTAGTTGGGAAAGCGATTTTTAGTCGTACGAACGGGAAATGGGAATTACCTATTGCCAAGAGGTTGCTCGACAGAGACGGTCACGTCCGGGGTGTTCTGGTCGTCGCAATCGATCTGCAATGGGTAAATCGTGAGTTGTCTCACTCGATCCGCCAAGACGCGCGTATCGGACTGATAGACAGCAGGGGTATCGTTCTTGCCAGGTATCCGGACGCGGAAAAATGGGTAACCCGCGATGCATCGGATACGCCGTTTTTCAAAGATTTGATAGCTCATTTTGGCACAGGTAATGGCGAATCTCTCGGATTTGACGGGGTACCCCGTATCTATGGATATGCACATTTCGCCGACACAACGGATGGGCCGATTTATCTGTGGGTCGCCGTATCAAGGGACTCTGTAACCAGCCAGATAAATCAAAATCTGATTCTAACCATTGCTATCTGTGTCGCGCTGCTTGCGGCTCTGTTCGGCATTGTGTGGTTCGGCAGCGAATGGTTGTTGCTGCGCCCGATTTCGGTAATTACCGGGGTGGCGCGCAGGCTTGGACAGGGTGACCATGGAGTTCGTACCGGCCTTGATTACAACAACGGCGAGATCGGATACCTTGCACAATCCATCGACAAAATGGCCATTGCGCTGATGTCGAAAAACGAGATTCTGCGCCTGAACCGATCCCTCAAGCTGCTAAGTGAATGCAACTCGGCCCTGATACGTGCCGAGCATGAAGAGCAACTGCTTGCCATAATATGTCACTTGGCAGTGGAGACGGGCGGCTACGTGATGGCATGGGTAGGATACGCAGAACATAACGATGCGAAGACCGTGCGTCCGATTGCCCAATCGGGTTATGAAGAAGGCTATCTGAATGGCATCAACATCACATGGGCCGATAGGCAACACGGGTGGGGGCCGACCGGTACCGCAATCAGAACCGGCACTACGGTGATCAACCAGGAGTGCCTGACCAATCCGAAAATGGCTCCGTGGCGTGAGGCCGCCATTAAACGCGGCTACCAGTCCAGCATTGCGCTACCCTTAATTTGCGACAAGCAAATATTGGGCGCACTCACCATTTACGCCGCCGATCCCTACGCATTTGGCAAGGAAGAGCAAGCACTGCTTGAAGAGCTTGCAAACGATCTTGCCTACGGAATCCAGACACTGCGGGCTCGTATCGAGCACGACGCAGCACAAAGACAGCTTGAATTTATTGCCAACCACGACATCCTGACAGGATTGCCCAACCGCCTTCTGCTGCATGATCGCTTTGAACAGGCGATGGCGCATGCGAAACGAGAAAATTCTGAAATGGCTGTGCTTTTCCTCGACCTCGACAACTTCAACCAGGTCAATGACACTCTTGGTCATCAAGTGGGTGACCAACTTCTGGTCGCGGTTGCAGAGCGATTGCAAGGATGCGTTCGCGAAACCGACATCATCAGCCGACCGGGCGGCGATGAATTCGTAATTCTGCTGACCAATTTTAATGATCAGGGCTCCATCGATGCAATTGCACAGAATATCATCGAGGCTTTTTCCGAGCCTTTCGATGTCGATAGCAACATACTGATTACATCCTTCAGTATCGGAATCAGTATTTTTCCCGTTGACGGCAGCAACTTTAGTTCACTGCTCAAACATGCCGACACCGCGTTATATAAGGCTAAAGATTCGGGGCGAAACACCTATCGATACTTCTCGCAGCAAATGAAAGTCAACGAACTGGAGCACATGCAATTGCAGGGGGAGCTGCGCAACGCGATCAGGAACCAGGAATTCCTCCTGCACTACCAGCCGCAAATCGATGTGGCTAACGGGCTCATCATTGGGGCTGAAGCTCTGGTGCGCTGGCAACATCCCGAACGGGGACTGATATCGCCGGCAAAATTCATTCCCCTAGCCGAGCGTAGCGGCCTGATCATTCCGCTGGGCGAATGGATACTCAATGAAGCGTGCAGGCAGGCCCAAGCTTGGCAGGCGATTTATCAACACCATCCGATCACGGTTGCAGTCAATCTTTCTGCATTGCAATTCAAACGCGGCGACATCCTCGAATCCGTGAAGAGCGCACTCGACAATTCCGGTCTGCCAGCGAGTCAGCTAGAGTTGGAATTGACCGAATCCGTGCTATTACAGGACGTGGAATCCGTCATGAAGACCATTCACGGCCTGAAGGAGATCGGAGTCAGGCTCTCCATCGACGATTTTGGAACGGGATATTCCAGCCTCTCCTACCTGAAGCGTCTGGCAGTAGATAAACTCAAGATTGACCAGTCATTCGTTCGTGATATGTCGGTTGACCCCGACGATGCTGCAATCGTGAAAGCAATCATACAGCTCGGGCACACACTGCAACTTTCCGTGATTGCAGAGGGCGTCGAAAACGAAGATCAACTTGTCATTCTCAGAAACTATGGATGCGACGAGATTCAAGGTTACTTGTACAGCCGTCCACTCCCGGCCGAGGAGTTCGCGGCCTTTGTCCGCTCTGAAAAACTGCATTCCAAGCTATTAAACAAGCCGAGTTGA